The Deinococcus sp. Leaf326 DNA window GCGGCCCGCACGGGTCCGGCGTTTCCGGCTCACGCCGCGTGGACTGGCGCAGGCCGGCCGGCTGCTGTCGCTCGCGGCGCTGGGCGCCCTGGTGCTGGGCACGGCGCAGGCGCGCACGGTCCGTATCGTGGCGGCGGCCACCCTGGAGCTGCGTAACCAGGACGACCAGGAACTCGTGATCATCAGCGGCACGGCCGACGCCCCGGCCGAGCTGCGCATCGACGACGACGTGGTGCGTGCCACACGGGTCGAGTTCAACCGCACGCGGCGCACGCTCGTCCTCGTGGGCTCGGCGACCTACCGCACGGCGAAGGACGGCCAGGACCTCCAGGGCGAGAATCTGGTCGTGGACCTGGGCAGCGAGGCGCTTACCGGGCGCGACGTGCTCATCAGCGACAGCCAGCTCGAGATCCGGGGCGCGGAGGTCGAGCGGGTGCCGGGGCAGCTGCGCGCCCGCAGCGGGTATTTCACGCCCTGTGCCAAGTGTGGGCGCACCCCCAACGACTACGCCTTCCGGGCCGAGCGGCTGCTCGTGTATCCCGGCGACCGGCTGGTGGCCTACCGCGCGCAGTTGCTCCTGGCCGATGTGCCGGTGCTGTACCTGCCGGTGATTGTCCTGCCACTCAACGACCAGGCGCGGCAGCCCCGGCTGGTGGTCGGCAACGGCGCGCCCGACGGCGTGAGTATCGAGGCTGACCTGCCCTTTAGCATCGGCAGCAGCGTGCTGGGCACGACCCTGCTGCGCTACTACCAGAACCGCAGCCCCAGTCTGGGCGGCGGAGTGGACCTGCGGGCCTACGCGCCCCTGAGCTGGGTGGACCGCCTCGACCTGTACGGGCTGGCGCTGCCTGCGCCCTTTGGTGCCGACGGCACCCCGCGTGAGGGCTACGACATCGACCTGAACTTCGGCGCGAAGGGGCGTATTCCGCTGCCGCTGGCGACCGGGACCTCGGCTGCGGGCGGCTTCAGCACGTCCGGCTCGGGGGGGCTGGACTACAGCCTGACTGTGACGCGCCGCGACATCGGGCGCGCAGCCACCGATCTCGGCCGGGGCGTGACCACTGTCAACTTCGGCGCGCGGGTCGAGTATCCCCGGTTCACGGCCGCCCTGACCTACCTCGACCGCCTGGGACCGGAGCCGACCACGGCTGTCAGCGATCCGTACCAGCGCAAGGAGGTCGTGCTGGACCCCCGGCCCTTCACGGTGGGCGACGTGAACGTTGACATCAAGCTCACGGGCGGCGAGTACACGGCGGGCAGCAACGCCCTGTCGCCCTCGGCCAGCGCGGCCGGCCCGAACGTCACGACCACCCGGCTCGAGGAGGCCCACGAGATCAGCCTGACCCGCCCGCTCGGCCCCGACACCGAACTGCGCCTGACCAACTCCTTTGTCGGGCGCTACTACGGCACAGGCGGGCGCACGGTGCAACTCCGGCTCGCGGGCTCCCTGACGCGGCGCTGGGCAGGAACGAACACCTTCAGTGTCAAGCAGGAATACACCCGCCTGGAGGGTACGAGTCCATTTACCTTCGACTCGGTGCCGCAGCTTCTCACGGCTCCGCTGGAGGTTACGGTCAGTACCGTGCCCACGCGGGGCTCGACCTTTGGGGCGACCTACCGGCGCGACGCCTTCAAGCAGAGCAGCCTGACCGGTGCGGCGGTGCGCAACGAAACCCTGAACGTGACGGCGGGCGTGACCCGCCGGCCCGTGAACGCCAGCTACGCGCTGGACTACAACTTCGCGACCGGCGACCTGACCAGCCTGAGTTACAACTTCACGGTAGGCGACCCCGACTCGAACCGCCTGACGCTGGTGCCCGCCGTCCCGGCGGTGCCGGCCACGCCCACCACTCCCGCACGCCCTGAGCGTCCGGCCTACTACGCGCGCAGCAGTGCGTGGCCCTTCCCCAGGGTGACGCTGAGCGCCTCGGGCGGGTATCAGGCCCCCACCGGCGTTCAGCCGGTCACGGTCGCCGCCACCGTCGCCAGCGCGGTGCGCACCAACGCCTTTACTGTGACCGGCGTCTATGACGTGCGGCAGCCCGCCAAGGAACTCACCAGCGTCAGCGCGCGCTACAGCGCCGTGACCACCCGTGATACGGTCCTGAACCCGGTCAGCGTGTCGGGCAACGAGACACTGGGCGTCGCCTTTCCGCGCCTGTCCGGCAGTCACAGCCTGACCTGGCGCGGGTACACCGTCTCGACCGCGCACGACCTGACGCTCGAACGAACCGATACGGCGACCGACAGTGGCCGAGTGACCTTCAGCGTGGGCAACCTGGCGGGCACGGCCGACAACTGGCAGCTCACCTACGGCGGCCCCTACGATCTGCGCCGCCTGGGATTCACCAAGCCCCAGGTCACCGGGTCGCTGAACCTCACGCGGCCGGGCCAGCGTCTGAGTGCTGCCGCCTCGCTGAACCTGCCGGGCCTGGACCAGACCCGCACCGAGTTCTCGCAGGCCAGCCTGAACGCGGCGTGGCAGCGCGGGCGCTTCTCGCTGTCGGGCAACGCGACCTACCTGCGTAACCGCGCCAGCGAGGACCTCGCCACCGACACCCTGACCTTCACGCCGCTGCGCGCCGGGGTGGCCCTGGGGGACGCCCGCAAGCCCGGCGCCTACCTGACGGCCAGCCTGGAACAGACCCTGACCTACGTCAACGGGGTGCGCCAGGGCGACGCGCGCCCGGCGCCGGTCGTCGGCCTAACCATCGACCGCTGCTGCTGGGTGCTGCAGGCCGAGGCCAACCTGATCCAGGGCCGCTACCGCATCGCGGTGGGGCTGCCGGGGCAGTACTACCCCCTCTTCAATCTCGACGCCACCGGCACGCAGCTTCCCCTCCTTACCCCCACCCCCTGAACCTGGACCCGCCGGAGGTTTTGCCCATGCCCATCATCCGCCGCTCGACCCTCGCCGCCTGTGCCCTGCTGACGGGGCTGCTGAGCGCCTGCACTGGCCTCGTGGAGGAGAATGTGTCCGGAACGCGCCTGGCTGTCCTGAATGGGGGCGGCACGTCGTTGGGGTATCTGGACCTGAAAGATCTGAAGGCGTCGGATCAACCCCGGCCGACCAGTCTTCAGGGGCCTGTGGCGGTCGAGGGCGGGGTGGACCTCGCCACCCTGAGCGGCGGACGCTCGCTCGCCCTGACCCGCGCGGTGGGCATCGAGCAGCGCGGCGTGGACCTGAACGATTCGCAGCCCTTCGCTCCCCTGACCCCCACTCCCTGCCTGACCCAGACGGCCCAGAGCGCGGCGCGCGACCGCCTGCTCACCCTGAGCCAGTGCGTGACGAACGGTCCACAGACCCTGGCCTTATACCGTGCCGACCGCAGCCTGGTATGGACGACCACTCTGAGTGTGACCCCGCCCATTCCGGAAACCGACACCCCGCCCACCCGCCTCGCAGTGCGCGGCGACACGGGGATCGTGTCGCGCGCAGCGCTGCGAGGCGGCAGCGAGGTCGTGGTGGTCACCACCCGGCCCCTGAACGACCCCATTCAGGACGGCACGCCGCTGGTGGGCAACCCGCAACCCAGCGCCAGCATCCGCGACCTCGCGCCGTCGGGGGACCTCATCTATGCGGCGACCGATTCGGGGGTGCGGCCCCTGCTGGCAACCGGCGTGCCCGACACTCAGAACGCGGTAGCGGCCTTCGGAGGCACGCGGGTGGACCGGTTGTGGGCCGGGATCAGCGGCACGCGCACCCTGCTGGCGGCGTGGCGCGACAATGCTCTGAGCGGCACCGGCAGCGAGCCCCTGCGCCTGTGGGACGGCACCCGCACCACGCCCGCGCCCACCGTCGATAACTTCTCTAACCTACGCGACGTCACCCTGGACCTCAGCGGCGGCCTCTACACCCTGACCCCCGGCACCCTGACGCGCTACGACACCGTGCTGGGCCTGAACCAGAACAACTGGTCACCCGCTCTGCTGCTGGGCAACCTGAACGACGCGCGCTCGGTGACGTGGCTGGTGCCGTGAACGTGGCTGAGGTCGCGGGAAGCAGGAACAGGACCAGCCGCTGATCCTGCTGCGGCTAGCGCCAGGCGAGAGGCCGCGTTACCCCTGGCTGCTTGCCGTCAGTGGCGGTACAGCTGCCCCCAGCAGCAGCAGGGCGAGGGCTGGGGCCGCGTTCCGCGTGCCCAGCAGGGACAGGCCGCCGCGTGCCAGGACCGTGACCACGGCACCGCTGGCAGGCGAGAAGCCCAGCGCTGTGCGGGTGCCGCGCGCCACGCCGTCGTGCCAGCGGGGCCACCCGGCCTCCGGGGTCGCCGGGCCGGGCGGCGGCGTGATGAACCAGCCCGGCGTGGCCCCGGCGCGCGGTAGGGGTAGACCGCGCGGGTGTTCGCCTGCCTTCCAGTGCTCGCCCGCCGCGCCCGACAGGTGCGCCTCGCCGAAGGTCAGGAGGTCGGCCGCCGGCGCGAACAGCCCTCCGGCGCCCGCCAGGGGCCCGAAGCCGGTCGCCTCGCTGCCGCCCAGCAGGCCGCGTGGGGTGACGAGTTCGCCCGGCGGGGGGCGCAGTCCGGTGCGCGGCAGGCCCAGCGGACCGGTGACGTACCGCGCGAGCGCCGCACCATAGCCCGCCGCCGACAGGTCCTCGCCCGCCGCGTGGGCCAGGGCCAGGGCCAGCACGCCCACGCTCAGGTTCGAGTACAAGAAGGTGGGGGGCCGGGTCTCGCGGCTCCAGCGCCGCGCACTCGCCAGAGCCTGCGCGCCCGTCATGCGGCCGTAGGGATCGTGAAAATGGGTCAGGGAGGTCAGGGCCGCCCGCGCCGGATGGCCCGGTACTCCGGCGGTGTGGACCGCGAGCCTCCGCGCGGTGAAATGGAGGGGCAGCCCCCGCAGAGGTCCCCCCAGCCGGCGCAGCGGCGTGTCCCAGTCCAGCGCCCCGCGCGTCACCAGCGCCGAGGCGAGCGCCGCCGTGAAGGGCTTGGTCACGCTCGCCAGCTCGAAGACGCCCGCCGTAGGGACGCCGCCCACTGGGACGAGCAGCCGGGTGCCTGCGCGCGACACGCCCAGCACGCCCCCGCGCGGCAACGCGGCGCGCACGACCGCCGGCAGCACTCCGCCCTGTGCCGGACCCAGGTCCAGCAGATCGGCTACCTCGGCCAGGCGGGTGCGCAGGGGGTCGCGGCGAAACATCTTCAGGTTCTGGCGCGGGCCTCGCGCAGCAGCTCGGAGAGGCGGCTCAGCGCCCGGCTGTACTTCTTGGCGTAGGCGCCGTGGCGGTAGGTCTCGTCGAACAGCGTGCCCAGCGGCGCCCCGGTGAAGGCCGCCGGAATCCCGAGGTCGTAGAGCTTGTCCACGAAATGAACGAAGCGCAGCGCCGTGTTCTGGTCGGGCATGGGGCGCAGGTCCGTGACCGCCAGCGCGCCGACCCCCTCCAGCATCGCGGCGAACCGGCTGGGGTGGACGTCCAGCAGGTGCCGGCCCAGGTCGCGCTGCGTGACGGGCGCCAGCGTGTCGGGGTCTTGCCGCCCGGTCCAGGCGGCGTACTCGGCCGCCGAGAGCGGTTCCTCGGGGACGGTGCCGCGCTGGCGGTAGTCCGGTCCCTCAACCCGGTGCGGCGAGAAGCGGCCGGCGATGCCCTGAATCTGGCGCTGGAAGTCGCCCGCGTTGAAACGGCCCTGTCCCAGCGCGCCGGGCTCGGTGTTGCTCGTGGCGACCACGCTGGTCCCGCCGGGCATGACTCCGCCCAGGAAGGTGTTCGCCATGTGCGTGTTGCCGGGGTCGTCGAGCTCGAACTCGTCGATGAGCAGCAGGTCGTGGTCCTTGAAGGTATCCACCGCGCGGGTCATGCCCAGTGCCCCGATGAGATACATCAGGTCCTGGAAGCTCATGAGGGCGCGCTTACCGCCGCTGGCGTGGTACGCGCTGGCGAGCAGGTGAGTCTTGCCGACCCCGAACCCGCCGTCGAGGTACAGGCCCCGCCCCCCCGGCCGCGCGCGCCGGAACAGTCGCCACCCGCCCGGCTGGGTCTGGCGCGCGCCCTGCACGAACGTCTGGAGGTCGTCGCGGGCCTGGGTCTGGCTGGGGTACTCGGGATTGGGGCGGTAGTTGCCGAAGCTCACGTCCGCGAACCGGGCGCTGGGCACCAGGCCGCCGCTCATCTCCTCGGGCGACACCTGCGGGTCGCGGGCCAGCAGGTCGATCATAGAGAGTCCGGGTGAACGCCCGGAACCCGGTTGTCTTCGGGCCGCTCCGCCCGCAGTTCGGGGCGATGGACCACCTCTCTCGCCGGAATTCTTCTCACCTGTGCACGTCCAGCTCTACCTTGAAGTTGCCCCGGCGCGTCTCGTTCACGACCCGCTTGAAGTCGATGCGGCCCAGGCCGTCGGCGCTGAGGCTGTCGCCCTCGCGGATCTCGCTGCTGGAGCGGGCCGGCTGGCCGTTGAGGCGGACCTTGCCGCCGTCGATGCCCTGCTGGAAGTACGCGCGGCTGACCCCGAAGCCCTTGGCTCCCACCACGTCCACCCGCATGGACGGCACCACGACCTCGCGCACCTTGCTGCCCTTGCCGGCCGTCTCGCCGACTTCCTCGACCTCGACCTCGCGCCCACCGAGCTCGGTGAGGTCCCCCAGGGCCTGTGCCGCCTTGCCAGTCGCGGCGATCAGGAAGGCTCCGCCGCGTTCCTCTCGCACGTCGCCGAGCTGCTCCTCGTTCAGTTCGAGCCGGCGCAGGTGCACCGAAAAGTCCTGGAGGTCCCAGCCGGGGCCGCCGGGGGCCGGGGTCACGCGCCACACGGCCACGCCCGAATCGACCTCGGGGATGTGGGCGGGGTACAGGGTCAGGATCACGCGCCGGGCGTCGGGGAAACCGCCCGCGAACTTGTGGTGGACCTCGTCGTCCTGCAGCAGGCGGCGGTCGATCTCGTCGCCGTCCACGAAGGGCGTACGGACCACGCGCCCGCCGCGCGCCTGGGCCACCAGGGTAGAGAGCTTCTGCTTCATGCCCGCCACTCTAGAGCAGCCTGCACGGCGAACGCCCCCCAGGGCAAGGGAGCCTGAAGGGGGGCGTGGTGGAAGCGGGTCAGCGCCCAGTGGCCCGGTCAGGGCAGCTTGTTGCCGGCGGCGCGGTAGATACCGTACCAGTCCTCGCGTGACAGCGTGATCTCGGCGGCCCTGGCACAGTCGCGCAGGCGCCCGATGTTCATGGTGCCGGTCACGGGCTGCATCTTTGCGGGGTGACGCAGCAGCCACGCGACAGCAATGGTCGTGTTGCTCACGCCGTGCGTAGCCGCCACGCGGTCGATCTCGGCGTTCAGCTCGGGGAATTTGGGGTTGTCGAGGAACACGCCCTCGAAAAAGCCGAACTGAAAGGGCGACCAGGGCTGGATGGTCACGTCGTTCAGGCGGCAGTAGTCCAGAATGCCGCCGTCGTGATCCACCGAGGCCGGGTTGGTCATGTTCACGTTGATGCCGCTGTCGATCATGCCCGTGTGCATGATGCCGAGCTGAAGCTGGTTGGCGACCAGGGGCTGACGTACGTACCTCTTCAGCAGCTCCATCTGGTAGGGATGCTGATTCGACACGCCGAAGTGGCGCACCTTGCCGGCCTGCTCCAGTTCGTCGAAGGCGGCCGCCACTTCTTCGGGCTCGACCAGCGTGTCAGG harbors:
- a CDS encoding serine hydrolase; translation: MFRRDPLRTRLAEVADLLDLGPAQGGVLPAVVRAALPRGGVLGVSRAGTRLLVPVGGVPTAGVFELASVTKPFTAALASALVTRGALDWDTPLRRLGGPLRGLPLHFTARRLAVHTAGVPGHPARAALTSLTHFHDPYGRMTGAQALASARRWSRETRPPTFLYSNLSVGVLALALAHAAGEDLSAAGYGAALARYVTGPLGLPRTGLRPPPGELVTPRGLLGGSEATGFGPLAGAGGLFAPAADLLTFGEAHLSGAAGEHWKAGEHPRGLPLPRAGATPGWFITPPPGPATPEAGWPRWHDGVARGTRTALGFSPASGAVVTVLARGGLSLLGTRNAAPALALLLLGAAVPPLTASSQG
- the zapE gene encoding cell division protein ZapE: MIDLLARDPQVSPEEMSGGLVPSARFADVSFGNYRPNPEYPSQTQARDDLQTFVQGARQTQPGGWRLFRRARPGGRGLYLDGGFGVGKTHLLASAYHASGGKRALMSFQDLMYLIGALGMTRAVDTFKDHDLLLIDEFELDDPGNTHMANTFLGGVMPGGTSVVATSNTEPGALGQGRFNAGDFQRQIQGIAGRFSPHRVEGPDYRQRGTVPEEPLSAAEYAAWTGRQDPDTLAPVTQRDLGRHLLDVHPSRFAAMLEGVGALAVTDLRPMPDQNTALRFVHFVDKLYDLGIPAAFTGAPLGTLFDETYRHGAYAKKYSRALSRLSELLREARART
- a CDS encoding S4 domain-containing protein, coding for MKQKLSTLVAQARGGRVVRTPFVDGDEIDRRLLQDDEVHHKFAGGFPDARRVILTLYPAHIPEVDSGVAVWRVTPAPGGPGWDLQDFSVHLRRLELNEEQLGDVREERGGAFLIAATGKAAQALGDLTELGGREVEVEEVGETAGKGSKVREVVVPSMRVDVVGAKGFGVSRAYFQQGIDGGKVRLNGQPARSSSEIREGDSLSADGLGRIDFKRVVNETRRGNFKVELDVHR
- a CDS encoding aldo/keto reductase family oxidoreductase, which gives rise to MRTIKLGTSDLDVPVVAVGCMRIDSLDSAQAQAFVGASVEAGANFFDHADIYGKGRCEEIFAEAVGALGLRRDQMLLQSKCGIRQDVQTFDFSREHILASVDGILKRLKTDYLDVLLLHRPDTLVEPEEVAAAFDELEQAGKVRHFGVSNQHPYQMELLKRYVRQPLVANQLQLGIMHTGMIDSGINVNMTNPASVDHDGGILDYCRLNDVTIQPWSPFQFGFFEGVFLDNPKFPELNAEIDRVAATHGVSNTTIAVAWLLRHPAKMQPVTGTMNIGRLRDCARAAEITLSREDWYGIYRAAGNKLP